One window of Nostoc sp. NIES-3756 genomic DNA carries:
- a CDS encoding AAA-like domain-containing protein — MSKYEYQIGGSLKVNAPTYVERQADIELYNALVQGQFCYIFSSRQMGKSSLRLRTRHRLEQAGYSCASVDMTRIGSGNITPSQWYKGIVVDLLRGFNLWGKIDLKAWWSEWEDLPALQRLRLFIDDILLVNLSSEKIFIFVDEIDSILSLSFPVVDFFTFIRSCYNQRAENPEYNRLTWALFGVATPSDLIADSNCTPFNIGKSIDLQGFSLSEVEPLAVGLEGKVANPMTVMKEMLSWTNGQPFLTQKLCEIVVQERNCGSKYIQEHRIKETDERFKLDNHLPIINHHLIDFYYQFPSLILEKLVRTHIVENWEENDEPEHLRTIRDRLLRNEKKASSLLGMYQQILQGNQVAAEDGEEQIELLLSGIVTKHQGKLVVKNRIYQEVFNQAWVDKQLAKLRPYSQALNAWVASNHRDYSRLLRGQALRESLAWVQDKSLSDVDYQFLAASQEFDRREVERWLEAERTKEMKARLIQEQKAIKFQRLFFIGIFIWTLILALLLFYYPKQKRINNPQVSFLIQQHILTRLFF, encoded by the coding sequence ATGAGCAAGTATGAATACCAAATTGGGGGTAGTCTCAAAGTAAATGCACCTACTTATGTAGAGAGACAGGCTGACATTGAACTTTACAATGCTTTAGTTCAAGGCCAGTTTTGTTATATATTTAGCTCCCGACAGATGGGCAAGTCTAGCTTACGTTTACGCACCAGACATCGCTTAGAACAAGCAGGCTATAGTTGCGCCTCTGTTGACATGACTCGCATCGGCAGTGGTAATATTACTCCTTCTCAATGGTATAAAGGCATAGTTGTTGACTTATTAAGAGGGTTTAATCTCTGGGGAAAAATAGATTTAAAAGCTTGGTGGAGTGAATGGGAAGATTTACCTGCTCTACAAAGATTACGTCTATTTATTGACGACATTCTCTTAGTTAATCTCTCATCAGAGAAAATTTTTATTTTTGTAGATGAAATTGATAGTATCCTCAGTTTAAGTTTTCCAGTTGTTGATTTTTTTACTTTCATTAGGTCTTGTTATAATCAACGGGCAGAAAACCCAGAATATAATCGTTTAACTTGGGCCTTATTTGGAGTAGCAACACCTTCAGACTTAATTGCTGACTCTAATTGTACTCCTTTTAACATTGGCAAATCTATTGATTTACAAGGCTTTAGTCTGTCGGAAGTGGAACCATTAGCTGTAGGGCTAGAAGGTAAAGTGGCTAATCCCATGACAGTGATGAAAGAGATGTTGTCTTGGACGAATGGACAACCGTTTCTAACGCAAAAGCTGTGTGAAATAGTAGTACAAGAACGAAACTGTGGAAGTAAATATATTCAAGAACATAGGATTAAAGAAACAGATGAGCGTTTTAAACTAGATAATCATTTACCGATTATTAATCATCACTTAATAGACTTTTACTATCAGTTTCCCTCGTTGATTTTAGAAAAGTTAGTACGAACACATATTGTTGAAAACTGGGAGGAAAATGATGAGCCAGAACATTTGAGAACAATACGCGATCGCCTACTCAGAAATGAAAAGAAAGCTAGCAGTTTACTTGGAATGTACCAGCAAATTTTGCAAGGTAATCAAGTAGCGGCTGAAGATGGAGAGGAACAGATAGAGTTACTATTATCTGGGATAGTAACTAAACATCAAGGAAAATTAGTAGTCAAGAATCGCATTTATCAAGAAGTTTTCAATCAAGCATGGGTAGATAAACAATTAGCAAAACTACGCCCATATTCTCAAGCTTTAAATGCCTGGGTAGCTTCTAATCATCGTGACTATTCTAGACTGTTACGCGGACAAGCATTACGCGAATCCTTAGCTTGGGTACAAGATAAAAGTTTGAGTGATGTCGATTATCAGTTTTTAGCAGCTAGTCAAGAATTTGATAGACGGGAAGTCGAGAGATGGTTAGAGGCTGAACGCACTAAAGAAATGAAAGCTAGATTAATTCAAGAGCAGAAAGCTATCAAATTTCAAAGGTTATTTTTCATAGGTATATTTATCTGGACATTAATACTTGCTTTATTATTATTTTATTATCCTAAGCAAAAAAGAATTAATAATCCTCAAGTCTCCTTTTTAATACAACAACATATATTAACCCGTTTGTTTTTTTAA
- a CDS encoding glycosyltransferase family 4 protein: protein MQILIYSYNYHPEPIGIAPLMTELAEGLAARGHLVRVITGMPNYPQRQIYDEYKGKFYQTETKNGVNIQRCYLRIKSKPNLLDRLLLELSFVFTSLPPSLNGWRPDVILLTVPPLLISLPATLLGWFYNCPVVLNTQDILPEAGIKVGLIKNKWMIKALQVLEKFAYQHSNAISVIAEGFVENLLNKNVPAEKIVCIPNWVNTNFIQLKAKESNEFIKDHNLEGKFVILYSGNIALTQGLETVLETAATLSHISDIVFVIVGESQALNRFHKYCQICGANNVLLLPLQLREKLPQMLTAADVGLVIQKQNVIAFNMPSKIPLLLASGRPILGSVPAIGTAARAIKESGGGIVVQPESPAALATAILELYENPALLEKLGHKGRNFAVKHYSLEQAIAQYETLFYDVIGKYSETVINQKVSVS, encoded by the coding sequence ATGCAAATTCTAATTTATTCATACAACTACCACCCAGAACCGATAGGCATAGCCCCTTTAATGACAGAACTAGCAGAAGGACTAGCAGCACGAGGTCATTTGGTTCGGGTAATTACAGGTATGCCTAACTATCCGCAACGTCAAATTTATGATGAGTATAAAGGTAAGTTTTATCAGACAGAAACTAAAAATGGTGTTAATATCCAACGTTGCTACTTGCGAATTAAATCGAAACCCAATCTTTTAGATAGACTTTTACTAGAGTTGAGCTTCGTATTTACAAGCTTACCTCCATCTCTAAATGGTTGGCGACCAGATGTCATCCTTTTAACAGTACCACCTTTATTAATTTCACTACCTGCTACCCTACTAGGCTGGTTTTACAACTGCCCTGTAGTCTTGAACACACAAGATATATTACCAGAAGCAGGTATTAAAGTCGGGCTAATTAAAAATAAGTGGATGATTAAGGCATTACAAGTTTTAGAGAAATTTGCCTATCAGCATTCAAATGCCATCAGTGTTATAGCGGAAGGATTTGTAGAGAATTTGCTTAATAAGAATGTGCCTGCTGAAAAAATTGTTTGTATTCCTAATTGGGTGAATACAAATTTCATTCAACTTAAAGCTAAAGAGAGTAATGAATTTATAAAAGATCATAATCTTGAAGGTAAATTTGTAATTCTTTATTCAGGCAATATTGCTCTCACACAAGGATTAGAAACAGTATTAGAAACAGCAGCGACTTTAAGTCATATATCAGATATAGTTTTTGTCATTGTAGGCGAGTCACAAGCGCTCAATAGATTTCATAAATATTGTCAAATTTGTGGGGCTAATAATGTTTTGCTACTGCCTTTACAACTGCGAGAAAAACTCCCCCAAATGCTCACAGCCGCAGATGTAGGTTTAGTTATTCAAAAGCAGAATGTGATTGCTTTTAATATGCCATCTAAAATTCCTCTGCTCTTGGCAAGTGGTCGTCCAATTTTGGGTTCTGTGCCTGCTATTGGTACGGCTGCTCGTGCAATTAAAGAAAGCGGTGGCGGTATTGTAGTTCAACCAGAATCACCTGCGGCTTTAGCAACAGCTATTCTTGAACTATATGAGAATCCTGCTTTATTAGAAAAACTGGGTCACAAAGGAAGGAATTTTGCTGTTAAACACTATTCATTGGAACAAGCGATCGCTCAATACGAAACCCTATTTTATGATGTCATCGGCAAATATAGCGAAACAGTAATTAACCAAAAAGTCAGCGTTAGCTAA
- a CDS encoding AAA-like domain-containing protein: MSIEEALVILDTLIEPGLSDIQELVFRHAWEGKTYPEIADNCGYDANYIKDVGSRLWKLLSSSLQEEVTKSNFRSVLRRRSQTNILPKNLVNTLPVLNHHQQLITTISEAKNISKDIENKSRNTSLDRRVSSLLDNISEQRKSFNPTNTNLELPGGPVSLNSTYYIERPPIEERTYAEIKKPGSLIRIKAPNQMGKTSLMHRILAHGRECGMHTVTISFQKADSQIFKSLEKFLRWFCANITQQLQLPSKLNDYWDEDIGSKVSCTLYMQNYLLAKIDAPVVLALDEVNKIFEYPQICGDFLALLRSWYEDASELAVWQKLRLLVVHATEVYIPLDINQSPFNVGLPIRLPEFSLEQMQDLAIRHGLHCAKGEVGVQRLASLVAMIGGHPYLARVAFYQLANQELTLEHLLQDAPTISGIYSNHLRHHLANLQEHPELAAALKSVVTSSDSVQLEAIAAYKLESMGLVKLEGNQAVPSCELYRLYFREQLS; this comes from the coding sequence ATGAGTATAGAAGAAGCATTAGTTATTTTAGATACACTAATCGAACCTGGATTAAGTGATATTCAGGAATTAGTATTTCGCCATGCTTGGGAAGGGAAAACTTACCCAGAAATAGCCGATAACTGTGGTTATGACGCTAATTATATTAAAGATGTGGGTTCAAGATTGTGGAAATTATTATCAAGTAGTTTACAGGAGGAAGTAACAAAAAGTAATTTTCGCTCAGTCCTGAGAAGGCGATCGCAAACTAATATTTTGCCAAAAAATTTAGTAAACACACTGCCAGTTTTAAACCATCATCAGCAATTAATTACAACTATTAGTGAAGCAAAAAATATCTCTAAAGATATAGAAAATAAAAGTAGAAATACTTCTTTAGATAGAAGAGTATCTAGCTTGTTAGATAATATTTCAGAACAACGAAAATCCTTCAACCCTACTAATACCAACCTAGAACTTCCCGGTGGCCCAGTATCGCTTAATTCCACCTACTATATAGAGCGTCCGCCCATTGAGGAACGCACCTATGCCGAAATCAAAAAACCCGGCAGTCTCATTCGCATTAAAGCTCCCAACCAAATGGGTAAAACTTCTTTGATGCACAGGATTTTAGCTCATGGTAGAGAATGTGGGATGCACACCGTCACTATTAGCTTTCAAAAAGCAGATAGTCAGATTTTCAAGAGCTTAGAAAAGTTTTTACGGTGGTTTTGTGCGAATATCACTCAGCAATTGCAATTACCGTCAAAGCTGAATGATTACTGGGATGAGGACATTGGTAGTAAAGTCAGCTGCACATTATATATGCAGAATTATTTGCTTGCTAAAATCGACGCTCCGGTAGTGTTAGCGTTAGATGAAGTTAATAAAATTTTTGAATATCCCCAAATCTGCGGTGATTTTCTCGCCTTACTACGCTCATGGTATGAAGATGCGTCAGAATTAGCAGTTTGGCAAAAACTGAGACTATTAGTTGTTCATGCTACGGAAGTTTATATTCCTTTAGATATTAATCAATCACCGTTTAATGTGGGATTACCAATAAGATTACCAGAATTTAGTTTAGAGCAGATGCAGGATTTAGCAATTCGACATGGGTTGCATTGTGCTAAAGGCGAAGTAGGAGTACAAAGGCTAGCTTCTCTAGTAGCAATGATTGGTGGACATCCCTATTTAGCTCGTGTAGCGTTCTATCAATTGGCAAATCAAGAGTTAACTTTAGAACACCTATTGCAGGACGCTCCTACCATTTCCGGTATTTACAGTAACCATTTACGCCATCACCTAGCAAATCTGCAAGAGCATCCAGAATTGGCAGCTGCCCTCAAATCAGTTGTCACATCTTCAGACAGTGTACAACTAGAAGCGATCGCCGCTTATAAACTAGAAAGTATGGGTTTGGTAAAACTAGAAGGGAATCAGGCTGTACCCAGTTGCGAGTTGTATCGATTATATTTCCGCGAGCAATTGAGTTAA
- a CDS encoding anti-sigma factor antagonist (This anti-anti-sigma factor, or anti-sigma factor antagonist, belongs to a family that includes characterized members SpoIIAA, RsbV, RsfA, and RsfB.) encodes MDFNTNIEINNTIANIRLYGELDAATAPIFKIAVDKAASQGVECLVLHMKDLTYMSSAGLRILIFAKQKMGANVDIYVVGAQPTVISTLEKTGFDQSVILLDEDNLSKLEKV; translated from the coding sequence ATGGACTTCAACACAAATATAGAAATTAATAATACTATCGCCAATATCCGTTTATATGGCGAACTAGATGCAGCAACTGCACCTATTTTCAAAATAGCAGTAGATAAAGCAGCATCCCAAGGCGTTGAATGCCTTGTTTTACACATGAAAGATTTAACTTACATGTCTAGCGCTGGTTTGCGCATCCTAATTTTTGCTAAACAAAAAATGGGCGCTAATGTTGATATATATGTTGTTGGGGCGCAGCCAACAGTAATTAGCACTCTAGAAAAAACTGGATTTGACCAAAGTGTAATTTTGTTAGATGAGGATAACCTTAGCAAGTTAGAAAAAGTCTAA
- a CDS encoding PP2C family protein-serine/threonine phosphatase, protein MKTEQELLLVYERDLQIARMIQADFLPETLPQISGWEIAARFHPARLVAGDFYDAFSLPNNRIGIVIADVCDKGVGAALFMSLFRSLIRAFAQQHYHLSWLDALSDESWKSTKGVRSQAPKIGTTALKNAVNLTNNYIANNHSRVNMFATLFFGVLNPTTGLLHYINAGHEAPAICGIDGIKSRLKPTGPAVGIIPNRNFGIEQVKLEVGDILVTYSDGVTDARDPTGQFFTEEKLLSLLQQPTPSATAMLNRIEASVYAHIADADQFDDITMLAVLRN, encoded by the coding sequence ATGAAAACCGAACAAGAACTTCTACTTGTTTATGAGCGGGACTTACAGATTGCCCGAATGATTCAAGCCGACTTTTTGCCAGAAACTTTACCACAAATATCAGGATGGGAAATAGCCGCTCGTTTTCATCCAGCACGCTTGGTAGCAGGAGATTTTTATGATGCTTTCTCCTTACCTAATAATCGAATAGGTATTGTGATTGCAGATGTGTGTGACAAAGGCGTAGGCGCAGCTTTGTTTATGTCTCTGTTTCGCAGCTTAATTCGGGCTTTTGCTCAACAGCATTATCATTTGAGTTGGTTGGATGCGCTGAGTGATGAAAGTTGGAAGTCCACAAAAGGAGTGCGATCGCAAGCTCCTAAAATTGGTACTACTGCCCTCAAAAATGCAGTTAACTTAACCAATAATTACATCGCTAACAATCACAGCCGTGTCAATATGTTCGCCACCTTATTCTTTGGTGTGTTGAACCCCACTACAGGTTTGCTGCACTATATAAACGCTGGACACGAAGCACCAGCCATTTGTGGAATAGATGGTATCAAGTCTCGGCTCAAACCCACAGGCCCGGCTGTTGGCATCATACCTAATAGAAACTTTGGCATCGAACAAGTCAAGTTGGAAGTTGGCGATATTCTAGTAACCTACTCTGACGGTGTAACTGATGCTCGTGACCCCACAGGGCAATTTTTTACCGAAGAAAAATTACTATCTCTACTACAGCAACCCACACCCTCAGCTACAGCAATGCTAAACCGCATTGAAGCCAGTGTATATGCTCACATTGCTGATGCAGATCAGTTTGACGACATCACCATGTTAGCAGTGCTACGCAATTGA
- a CDS encoding CHASE2 domain-containing protein yields the protein MIITSAIATALFTGIRELGWLQAQELWAFDQFIQLRGDEGLDHRLLIVAITEEDIQSQKQWPLPDSIMEKVLDKLEQQQPRVIGLDIYRDFAIPPGTAELSKRFQNSDRIIAVCKVNDTSGNPGIAPPPGIPENRVGFSDLLVDSGGILRRNLLFLNPPVNKSKENNFHICQNPSADLFSFSLQLALNYLKVENIKPKLTASQELQLGSVIFKRLKSNAGGYQNIDISGYQILLNYRSSEQIAPQVTLTELLTDKVNPNLIKDRIVLIGTTAESVKDLFYTPYSAGKQKEQYMVGVMIHAQAVSQILSAVLNKRPLLWYWPNWGETLWIGLWSLTGGAIAWQIRHPLRFGIISTTAIVVLFGICSILFYQGAWIPVIPPLFTFITTAGSVVIVDRFHKSGYTKTIYQHLTNPFKLNVEIDQSKKERQVAKITQTAYFQDLQKKGKELRTKKAPKSGNINSNSSIDANEITTKSHTSNTKPIMQMKNKHRKESTHEENTN from the coding sequence GTGATTATAACAAGTGCGATCGCAACGGCTTTATTTACGGGGATACGAGAATTAGGTTGGTTACAAGCGCAAGAATTATGGGCTTTTGACCAGTTTATTCAATTGCGTGGTGATGAAGGACTTGACCATCGTTTGCTAATTGTAGCTATTACTGAGGAGGATATCCAATCACAAAAGCAATGGCCATTACCTGACAGCATTATGGAGAAAGTATTAGATAAACTTGAGCAGCAGCAACCGCGAGTAATTGGTTTAGATATTTATCGGGATTTTGCCATACCACCTGGTACTGCTGAGTTAAGTAAACGCTTTCAAAATAGCGATCGCATTATTGCTGTTTGCAAAGTTAATGATACTTCTGGTAATCCTGGAATTGCACCGCCTCCTGGTATACCAGAAAATCGAGTGGGATTTTCGGATTTATTAGTAGATTCTGGTGGTATCCTACGCCGGAATCTACTATTTCTCAATCCTCCTGTTAATAAATCAAAAGAAAACAATTTCCATATCTGCCAAAATCCCTCTGCTGATTTGTTCTCCTTCAGCCTCCAGTTAGCACTAAATTACCTCAAAGTAGAAAATATCAAGCCTAAGTTGACAGCATCCCAAGAACTGCAATTAGGTTCAGTAATATTTAAACGTTTAAAATCCAATGCTGGTGGCTACCAAAATATTGATATCTCTGGCTATCAAATTTTACTTAACTATCGCTCGTCGGAGCAAATAGCGCCACAAGTAACGCTAACAGAACTTTTAACAGATAAAGTTAATCCTAATTTAATCAAGGATCGTATTGTCCTTATTGGTACTACAGCAGAGAGTGTTAAAGACCTTTTTTACACTCCTTATAGTGCTGGAAAGCAAAAAGAACAATACATGGTAGGAGTTATGATTCATGCACAAGCTGTCAGTCAAATTCTCAGCGCCGTTTTAAATAAGCGTCCTTTACTTTGGTACTGGCCAAACTGGGGTGAAACTCTCTGGATAGGTTTATGGTCATTGACGGGAGGAGCAATAGCTTGGCAAATTCGCCATCCTCTACGTTTTGGAATAATTAGTACAACAGCAATAGTTGTTTTATTCGGAATATGTTCTATTCTCTTTTACCAAGGAGCTTGGATACCTGTAATTCCTCCTTTATTTACATTTATTACCACAGCCGGAAGTGTCGTTATAGTAGACCGATTTCATAAGTCCGGATATACAAAAACAATTTATCAACATCTCACCAATCCGTTTAAACTCAACGTTGAAATTGACCAGTCGAAAAAAGAGCGACAAGTAGCTAAGATTACCCAAACAGCATACTTTCAAGACTTACAGAAAAAAGGTAAAGAATTGAGAACAAAAAAAGCTCCTAAATCTGGAAATATCAATTCTAATTCATCTATTGATGCAAATGAAATTACAACAAAGTCTCATACTTCTAACACAAAGCCTATCATGCAAATGAAAAATAAACATAGAAAGGAAAGTACACATGAGGAAAATACAAATTAG
- a CDS encoding ATP-binding protein, with amino-acid sequence MQSSLTVPATLDSLPVIANYVMTAAAVAGLDQKTTYNCRLAVDEIATNIITYGYSQASSEEKLNLQADIDEQALTIAIEDTGIAYNPYETHLPNQDELNRPLQERLIGGLGIYLALNSVDEFHYERVGNKNRNVFIVYRRQGEWGVGGVGGDEGETQP; translated from the coding sequence ATGCAAAGCTCTTTAACAGTGCCAGCAACCTTAGATTCACTACCAGTGATCGCCAATTATGTTATGACAGCCGCCGCCGTAGCTGGTTTAGATCAAAAAACCACCTATAATTGCCGTCTAGCAGTAGACGAAATAGCCACCAACATCATCACCTACGGCTACAGTCAAGCAAGCAGTGAGGAAAAATTAAACTTGCAAGCCGACATCGACGAACAAGCCTTAACAATTGCAATTGAAGATACTGGCATAGCCTACAATCCCTATGAAACCCATCTGCCAAACCAAGATGAACTAAATCGACCCTTACAAGAACGATTAATAGGTGGCTTAGGCATATATCTTGCACTCAACAGTGTCGATGAATTTCACTATGAACGTGTCGGCAATAAAAACCGTAATGTCTTCATTGTGTATAGGAGGCAAGGGGAGTGGGGAGTAGGGGGAGTGGGGGGAGATGAGGGAGAAACCCAACCCTAA